A genomic segment from Capra hircus breed San Clemente chromosome 7, ASM170441v1, whole genome shotgun sequence encodes:
- the MRI1 gene encoding methylthioribose-1-phosphate isomerase — MTLEAIRYSRGSLQILDQLLLPQQSRYEAVGSVRQAWEAISAMKVRGAPAIALVGCLSLAVELQAGAGGPGLAALVAFVRDALSFLVTARPTAVNMARAARDLADLAAQEAEREGATEEAVRERVICWAEDMLEKDLRDNRSIGDLGAHHLLKRAAPQGGKVTVLTHCNTGALATAGYGTALGVIRSLHNLGRLEHAFCTETRPYNQGARLTAFELVYEQIPATLITDSMAAAAMAHRGVSAVVVGADRVVANGDTANKVGTYQLAIAAKHHGIPFYVAAPSSSCDLRLETGQEIVIEERPGQELTDINGVRIAAPGIGVWNPAFDVTPHDLITGGIITELGVFAPEELQAALSATIS, encoded by the exons ATGACTTTGGAGGCGATCCGCTACTCGCGGGGCTCACTACAGATTCTCGACCAGCTGCTGCTGCCCCAGCAGAGCCGCTATGAAGCGGTGGGCTCGGTGCGCCAGGCCTGGGAAGCCATCAGTGCTATGAAG GTGCGCGGCGCCCCAGCCATTGCCCTCGTGGGCTGCCTGAGCCTCGCCGTGGAGCTGCAGGCGGGCGCCGGGGGACCTGGCCTTGCCGCACTCGTGGCCTTCGTCCGGGACGCGCTGAGCTTCCTTGTCACCGCCCGGCCCACCGCCGTCAACATGGCCCGCGCCGCGCGGGACCTGGCCGACCTCGCTGCCCAGGAGGCGGAGCGGGAGGGCGCAACGGAGGAGGCGGTCCGAGAGAG AGTGATCTGCTGGGCCGAGGACATGCTGGAAAAAGACCTCCGGGACAATCGGAGCATCGGGGACCTGGGAGCCCACCACCTCCTAAAGCGGGCAGCACCCCAGGGTGGCAAGGTGACCGTGCTGACCCACTGCAACACTGGTGCGCTGGCCACTGCTGGCTATGGCACAGCCCTAG GTGTGATCCGCTCGCTGCATAACCTGGGCCGTCTCGAGCACGCCTTCTGCACGGAGACCCGGCCCTACAACCAGGGAGCCCGGCTGACGGCCTTCGAGCTGGTCTACGAGCAGATCCCCGCCACCCTCATCACTGACAGCATGGCGGCAGCCGCCATGGCCCACCGAGGCGTGTCAG CTGTTGTCGTGGGAGCCGACCGTGTGGTTGCCAATGGCGACACAGCCAACAAAGTGGGCACCTACCAGCTAGCCATCGCGGCCAAGCACCACGGCATCCCCTTCTATGTGGCTGCCCCCAGCTCCTCGTGTGACCTCCGCCTAGAGACAGGCCAGGAGATCGTCATTGAGGAGCGTCCTGGCCAGGAGCTGACCGACATCAATGGGGTCAGGATAGCGGCACCAG GAATTGGAGTTTGGAATCCTGCCTTTGATGTCACCCCCCACGACCTCATCACTGGCGGCATCATCACAGAGCTGGGCGTCTTTGCCCCCGAGGAGCTCCAGGCAGCCCTTAGTGCCACCATCTCCTGA
- the CCDC130 gene encoding coiled-coil domain-containing protein 130: MGERKGVNKYYPPDFNPEKHGSLNRYHNSHPLRERARKLSQGILIIRFEMPYNIWCDGCKNHIGMGVRYNAEKKKVGNYYTTPIYRFRMKCHLCVNYIEMQTDPANCDYVIVSGAQRKEERWDMEDNEQVLTTEHEKKQKLEMDAMFRLEHGEADRSTLKKALPTLSHIQEAQSAWKDDFALNSMLRKRFREKKKAMQEEEERDEALQAKASLAIPLVPETEDDRRLAALLKFHTLDSYEDKQKLKRTEIISRSWFPPTPGASASSSSSKASSVLKKLAQNRRATPTSSPVTMGHLGIVRRRSREVPESPQHLAETFKSGEPQMPEGANQNRPASPRDCSLETAETPKNSRPLRQEKSCQDRPQPPPDTSPEAANPQDTPQPCSLSSSLVADYSGSESE; encoded by the exons ATG GGTGAAAGGAAAGGCGTAAACAAGTACTACCCTCCGGATTTCAACCCTGAGAAG CATGGCTCGCTCAACAGATACCACAACAGCCACCCCCTTCGGGAGCGGGCTCGGAAGCTGTCCCAGGGCATCCTCATCATCAG GTTTGAGATGCCCTATAACATCTGGTGTGATGGCTGCAAGAACCACATCGGCATGG gTGTTCGTTACAACGCAGAGAAGAAGAAGGTTGGCAATTACTACACAACCCCAATCTACAG GTTCAGGATGAAATGCCACCTCTGTGTCAACTACATCGAGATGCAGACGGACCCCGCCAACTGTGACTACGTGATTGTGAGCGGCGCCCAGCGCAAGGAGGAGCGCTGGGACATGGAGGACAACGAACAGGTGCTGACCACAG AGCAtgagaagaagcagaagctggagatGGACGCCATGTTCCGCCTGGAGCACGGCGAGGCTGACCGGAGCACGCTCAAGAAGGCCCTCCCCACCCTGAGCCACATCCAGGAGGCCCAGAGCGCCTGGAAGGACGACTTTGCCCTCAACAGCATGCTTCGGAAAAGGTTCCGG gaaaagaagaaagccatgcaggaggaggaggagagggacgAGGCACTGCAGGCCAAGGCCAGCCTGGCCATCCCGCTGGTGCCGGAGACAGAGGATGACCGCAGACTGGCCGCCCTGCTGAAGTTCCACACCCTGGACT CGTACGAGGACAAGCAGAAGCTCAAGCGGACAGAGATCATCAGCCGCTCCTGGTTCCCCCCCACCCCGGGAGCCagcgccagcagcagcagcagcaaagctagCAGTGTCCTGAAGAAACTGGCCCAGAACCGCAGAGCCACTCCCACCAGCTCCCCCGTCACCATGGGGCACCTGGGCATTGTGCGGCGGCGGTCCCGGGAGGTCCCAGAGAGCCCTCAGCACCTGGCTGAAACCTTCAAGTCTGGGGAGCCACAGATGCCAGAGGGGGCCAACCAGAACAGGCCTGCATCCCCCCGAGACTGCTCTCTGGAGACAGCTGAGACCCCCAAGAACAGCAGGCCACTGAGGCAGGAGAAGAGCTGTCAGGACAGACCCCAGCCCCCGCCAGACACCTCCCCTGAGGCAGCCAACCCCCAGGACACACCACAGCCCTGCAGCCTCAGCTCCTCCCTCGTGGCTGACTACTCCGGTTCCGAGAGTGAGTGA